From Halanaeroarchaeum sulfurireducens, a single genomic window includes:
- a CDS encoding succinate dehydrogenase: MAEQYSSFKSGTTLWFLQRVTAAILLVTLMFHFFWLHFVHHAAEITFQGTAFRMEQLGYFLTMLLFLVAGAFHGVNGVYNALINQGITGSTRTFLKWVLVIAGVILLVQGIRVALAMSGGAI; the protein is encoded by the coding sequence ATGGCTGAACAGTACTCCTCGTTCAAGTCGGGCACGACGTTGTGGTTCCTGCAGCGCGTCACGGCGGCGATCCTTCTCGTCACCCTGATGTTCCACTTCTTCTGGTTGCACTTCGTGCACCATGCGGCGGAGATCACCTTCCAGGGTACCGCCTTCCGGATGGAACAGCTGGGGTACTTCCTGACGATGCTGTTGTTCCTGGTAGCTGGCGCATTCCACGGGGTCAACGGCGTCTACAACGCGCTGATCAACCAGGGAATCACGGGCTCGACGAGGACCTTCCTCAAGTGGGTGCTCGTGATCGCCGGCGTCATTCTGCTCGTGCAGGGCATTCGCGTCGCGCTGGCCATGAGCGGAGGGGCAATCTGA
- a CDS encoding succinate dehydrogenase/fumarate reductase iron-sulfur subunit: MSTETPDTDDDAPDPQTRRLQADGAGVAANKAQGADEIEGETLEIKVFRFDPEIADKEEPRFDTFHVPRFEGMTVLDALMDARDRYDPSLTFRHSCRQSVCGSCAMFVNGSQELACRTQVSDLNPPLQIEPLPHRPVVKDLVVDMEHFYDQMRSVEPFFDPDELPGPDQQQLQSPENREKVKMSTRCVWCGACMSSCNIAAGDNQYLGPAALNKAYRFYFDKREGENRQKERLEIIEQEHGVWRCQTQFSCTEVCPKDIPLTEHIQELKREAVKNNLKFW; this comes from the coding sequence ATGAGTACGGAAACTCCAGACACCGACGACGACGCACCGGACCCGCAAACCCGGCGCCTCCAAGCGGACGGCGCGGGGGTGGCGGCGAACAAAGCACAAGGGGCTGACGAGATCGAGGGAGAAACCCTCGAGATCAAGGTCTTCCGCTTCGACCCGGAGATCGCGGACAAGGAAGAACCGCGCTTTGACACCTTCCACGTGCCGCGGTTCGAGGGAATGACCGTTCTCGACGCCCTCATGGACGCGCGCGACCGGTACGATCCGAGTTTGACGTTCCGGCACTCCTGTCGCCAGTCCGTCTGTGGCTCCTGTGCCATGTTCGTCAACGGCTCTCAGGAACTGGCCTGCCGGACACAGGTCTCGGACCTCAATCCGCCCCTCCAGATCGAGCCGCTTCCCCACCGACCGGTGGTCAAGGATCTGGTCGTGGACATGGAGCACTTCTACGACCAGATGCGCTCCGTCGAGCCGTTCTTCGATCCGGACGAACTGCCTGGACCGGACCAACAGCAGCTCCAATCCCCGGAGAACCGCGAGAAGGTCAAGATGAGTACGCGGTGTGTCTGGTGTGGGGCATGTATGTCCTCGTGCAACATCGCAGCTGGAGACAATCAGTATCTGGGTCCGGCCGCGCTCAACAAAGCCTACCGCTTCTACTTCGACAAGCGCGAGGGGGAGAACCGACAGAAAGAACGCCTCGAGATCATCGAGCAGGAACACGGTGTCTGGCGCTGTCAGACACAGTTCTCCTGCACCGAGGTGTGCCCGAAGGACATCCCCCTGACCGAGCACATCCAGGAACTCAAACGCGAGGCAGTCAAGAACAATCTCAAATTCTGGTAA
- a CDS encoding FAD-binding protein: MYEHDILVVGGGGAGLRAAIAAHEEGADVAIVSKLHPVRSHTGAAEGGINAALQEGDSWEDHAYDTMKGSDYMADAPAVETFAQTAPEEVIQLEHWGMPFSRNEDGTVMQRPFGGLSYPRTTYAGAETGHHLLHTLYEQVVKRGIDVYQEWFVTELAVSGEDDPNDRSVHGFVAMDVKSGEVSGFKANDAVILATGGAGQAFDHTTNAVSLTGDGYAMAYRAGVPIEDMEMVQFHPTTLPSTGVLITEGVRGEGGRLFNNKGERFMFEYGYATNDGELASRDVVARAELTEVNEGRGFDDEYVYLDMRHLGKERILDRLENIVHLAEDFEGVNALEEPMPVKPGQHYMMGGIETNEHGETAIDGLYAAGETACVSLHGANRLGGNALPDLFVFGARAGRHAAGVDLGDPMIEVGPVEDPERTDVEWPTELGETNPIYEKPDGTDTDPDAIVEATVQAEKDRMNELLDREDGYEHMEIRKKVQEAMTEWVNVFREEEGLKKALQEIREAREMYTDVYVTDKSRTFNTELQHTIETRNVIDVAETITMGALARTEFRGAHWRKAHQERKDDEWIKHTMISWDDGNPDLWYREVLLEGEDTEWEPKERSY, from the coding sequence ATGTACGAACACGACATACTCGTCGTCGGCGGTGGCGGAGCGGGACTCCGTGCAGCCATCGCCGCCCACGAGGAAGGTGCGGACGTGGCGATCGTCTCGAAACTACACCCGGTGCGCAGTCACACGGGCGCCGCCGAGGGCGGCATCAACGCCGCCCTCCAGGAGGGAGACTCCTGGGAGGACCACGCCTACGACACGATGAAGGGCTCGGACTATATGGCGGACGCCCCGGCCGTGGAGACCTTCGCCCAGACGGCCCCCGAGGAGGTCATCCAGCTCGAGCACTGGGGGATGCCGTTTTCGCGTAACGAGGACGGAACCGTCATGCAGCGACCGTTCGGCGGCCTCTCCTATCCGCGTACCACTTACGCAGGCGCCGAGACGGGACATCACCTCCTGCACACGCTGTACGAGCAGGTGGTCAAGCGAGGTATCGACGTCTATCAGGAGTGGTTCGTCACGGAGCTCGCGGTCTCGGGCGAGGACGACCCCAACGACCGCTCGGTCCACGGATTCGTCGCCATGGACGTCAAGTCTGGCGAGGTCTCCGGATTCAAGGCCAACGACGCCGTCATTCTCGCGACCGGCGGCGCCGGGCAGGCCTTCGATCACACCACCAACGCCGTCTCCCTGACCGGCGACGGGTACGCGATGGCCTACCGCGCCGGCGTCCCCATCGAGGACATGGAGATGGTGCAGTTCCACCCGACGACCCTTCCGTCCACGGGCGTGCTCATCACCGAGGGCGTCCGTGGGGAGGGTGGCCGCCTGTTCAACAACAAGGGCGAGCGGTTCATGTTCGAGTACGGGTACGCCACGAACGACGGCGAACTCGCGAGCCGCGACGTCGTCGCGCGCGCGGAACTCACCGAAGTCAACGAGGGCCGCGGCTTCGATGATGAGTACGTCTACCTCGACATGCGCCACCTCGGCAAGGAGCGCATCCTCGACCGCCTCGAGAACATCGTCCACCTCGCGGAGGACTTCGAGGGCGTCAACGCCCTCGAGGAGCCGATGCCCGTCAAACCCGGCCAGCACTACATGATGGGCGGCATCGAGACCAACGAACACGGCGAGACCGCCATCGACGGCCTCTACGCGGCCGGGGAGACGGCCTGCGTGAGCCTCCACGGCGCGAACCGCCTCGGCGGGAACGCCCTGCCCGACCTGTTCGTCTTCGGCGCACGGGCCGGTCGACACGCCGCCGGCGTCGACCTCGGCGATCCCATGATCGAGGTCGGGCCGGTCGAGGACCCCGAGCGGACCGACGTCGAATGGCCGACCGAACTCGGCGAGACCAACCCGATCTACGAGAAACCCGACGGCACCGACACCGACCCCGACGCCATCGTCGAGGCCACGGTCCAGGCCGAGAAGGACCGCATGAACGAACTCCTCGACCGCGAGGATGGCTACGAACACATGGAGATCCGCAAGAAGGTCCAGGAGGCGATGACCGAGTGGGTCAACGTCTTCCGTGAAGAGGAGGGGCTCAAGAAGGCCCTGCAGGAGATCCGAGAGGCGCGCGAGATGTACACAGACGTGTACGTCACCGACAAGTCGCGGACCTTCAACACCGAACTCCAGCACACCATCGAGACCCGCAACGTCATCGACGTGGCGGAGACCATCACGATGGGTGCGCTGGCCCGGACCGAGTTCCGGGGGGCCCACTGGCGCAAGGCCCACCAGGAGCGCAAGGACGACGAGTGGATCAAGCACACGATGATCTCCTGGGACGACGGCAACCCGGACCTGTGGTACCGGGAGGTCCTGCTGGAGGGCGAGGACACCGAGTGGGAGCCCAAGGAACGCAGCTACTGA
- a CDS encoding XapX domain-containing protein has protein sequence MNTTLSVLALLTGTITGAVFAYFQVPIPAPPTLAGVLGIVGIYLGYKLIEALGVGFDVLTALGL, from the coding sequence ATGAACACCACTCTCTCCGTTCTCGCGTTACTGACCGGAACGATCACCGGGGCCGTCTTCGCGTACTTCCAGGTCCCGATCCCAGCACCACCGACGCTCGCGGGGGTACTCGGTATCGTCGGAATCTACCTCGGGTACAAACTGATCGAGGCCCTCGGCGTCGGCTTCGACGTGCTCACCGCTCTCGGACTGTAA
- a CDS encoding ferritin-like domain-containing protein — protein sequence MADEVTELLRKAYADEIETVMNYLANSIVLDGVRAEEIKESLQQDIQEELGHAQQLGDRLKQLDQAPPGSMDFEARQQNLQPPSDTTDVVSVIDGVIEAEEDAIATYRELISAAEAADDPVTEDLAVTLLADEEAHRTEFHGYRKEYADG from the coding sequence ATGGCAGACGAGGTAACCGAACTCCTTCGCAAAGCGTACGCCGACGAGATTGAAACGGTCATGAACTACCTCGCCAACTCCATCGTCCTCGACGGCGTCCGCGCCGAGGAGATCAAAGAGTCACTACAGCAGGACATTCAGGAGGAACTTGGCCATGCCCAGCAGCTCGGCGACCGGCTCAAGCAACTCGATCAGGCACCGCCCGGGTCGATGGATTTCGAGGCTCGACAGCAGAACCTCCAGCCGCCGTCAGACACGACCGACGTCGTGTCCGTCATCGACGGGGTAATCGAGGCCGAGGAGGACGCCATCGCCACCTACCGGGAGCTAATCTCGGCGGCCGAGGCGGCCGACGATCCCGTCACCGAAGACCTTGCAGTCACGTTGCTGGCCGACGAAGAGGCCCACCGCACCGAGTTCCACGGCTACCGGAAAGAATACGCCGACGGGTAG